aaaaaatcagTGTGATAATTTatctaaaaataattaaaaaagaaaaaaaaatcagcatggAAACTGCATATAGTATTTTTTTGTCCTAGCTTGTTCCTCACACAGATTAGCTTTTTCTAAAGTGGTATTTTGTGCACTCAGACGAAGGACCAATGCTGGTATTTGTCAGAAGGGTTGCAAAGAGCCAGAGAAGGATGCTCGTGATGGGCACTCAGACACATGTTCCATCCAGGATTGTAGAATAACTGGTTCtatatgaaaatttaaaaatgcatatatacacacacatattactttaacaataatataatgCAGGGATTGTGAAATTAGTGTAGACTAAAAAGACTAAACTCACATCTTTCAGTTCCCATTTTTGCTCTGCTCCCACCACTGTCTTTTTGCCTTTGTACTGGCAGTCCTCCAGCTTCACAGCCCCCTCCGCCCCGTGCAAACACAGCTCCTTCTGAATGTTGTGTCTAATCTCGTGATGTGTGGAGTACTCGAAATACTACGGCATAGAAACAAATAATGTATTTtaagtaaacctgctcaactTGTCAAAAAGAGATAAAACAGACGTGTTCCCACTGACCTGGTTTCCTCCTAGACCATGACATGGGTACATGATCAGCTGTTTCCCACCCTCATTGTTCTCCCCAGCATCCAGACATGAGTCCTTGCCCACATTTTTCACCTACAGAGAAGAGGAGGGAAGGGGAAAGCAATGAgaggaaacaaaatgaaaaactaacATCCAGTGCAAGCTGTTCAAACAACTTTAGCCTCTAGAGTGCTTTCAGTGGTGTTAAATTGGAACTGCTCAGTACCCTCTGGAGATCCTAAGTGGAAACCCACAGTGGCTAGACAGTGTGCTGTGAGGTTTGAAAAGGAGAGCTGGTGGTCTGGTGTGTGATCTTACTGAGCCAAAGCGAAGTGGGTTGAGATCAGGCATGAAGACTTCTGGATAAACGTTCTGCAAATACCAGGAGAAGCTCTTGCACTGCAGCTTTTCACGGAGTTCCACACGTTTGGAGATATCGCCAAAAGCTCCCTGTTATAACAGAGaggcaaaacttttttttaaactgtcaaAGTACACTTCTGGCATATTTAATGCTACCTTGGTTTTGCTGCAACGCAACAATGCCCCAGACTGGGTTCttatattgtatttagcttCTATTCCTGCTGTTAGATATCTGACAAAAACATTCCTCAGTATCAAAAAGCAGTATATTCAGTGAACATCTGACCTGATGCTAAAACCTAAGCCTTGTGTGAATCTCTGTCTGAAATTTCACACCAGCTAATAGTATAGATACTGCATTTTCACACTACATACTTTTATAAAATTACATTAAGGAAAAGACACATTACTTCTTTATACAAAAACATAGTAATATTActctgtttaaaataaatcaaaatattgCTGATTGTTATCATACTTGTTTTTCTTAAGTCAGCAGGTATATTTTGGTAGTATAATTACTCATTTGATAAATTAACTACAGACAAGTATTTGATCACTGCACTTTTTAAACTGGGAGTGGCGAGTGGAGAGTAATGACTCATTTCAAAGGATTTGCAGGCGCCTAACTCACCTAAATAATGAGGGCTTTACTATAATGACAAGGATGCTTCTCACACTAGTGCTTACTGATAGCAACTACAGTGGATTCTGTGATGCTGTTGACAAAGCCGTGTCTGTCTGAAGCCAGTGGGTGAGGGCTGGCCTGCTCTGTGAGGTGTCGCCCGGAGGGAAATGTTTATAGGACCTGTGGGACCACATGTTGGGAAACCCTGAGAGACAGTGTCATTTACCAGAGATGACTCCTTCTAGGCCTCTTTTTCCTCTGTTGGTTTTTACCCCCCAAAACGTGCCCCACATCCCCCATAGCACCCACACACCCACAGCTTTTATGGAATATTTCAATTTACTCTGCAGTGGTTGCCCTGGTAAGAGAGGTATGTTTTTCTCTGCAGAGTATCTGAAGTTATTGATAAGCAGACATAATGCCTCTTCTATGCAAAACATTGGACAAGAGCTTTATGTGTTTTTGGGACAGTAATGAGCGGCCTTAAAACACTTAGATACAAGCAGATGGAAAAATTTCTGCTGTAGACCAATTTGCAAGTTgctgccattttttaaaaaacaaacaaacaagaaaattcAAAGAATCACATAAcagagtagaatagaataggacttcaaatgcaaaataaataaataaatatcaaattcTGGAGGAAAATGCGAGCCTTTCACCAGGAGCAGAAACATCTGGATGAGCATGTTGATGCCATTCATGGAGATCCTAAAGACTGTTCCAGATcatgattttaaaatgtattcaacTCTAAATACCAGTTGTCTGTTTTAAGGTTTGGGTGTCTACTAAACTAAAAGTAAAGTAATTCTAAcatctgggggggggggaagggaGTAAGAAGCTATACGTACATCTTTTGCGATCTGCGCAGCTTGCTGGTTACGTCGGTAAAAGATCTCTTTGTAGTCATCCATCCAGACTTCAGCCAGTCTCACCTGATTGCGAGCAATCACTTGTGTGCCCTTAGGAAAGGTGTGTGGACTTTTGGTGCGGAAAACATGACCAACAATGGAACAAGGAATTATCTCCAACTGTCCTCCACACTGCCATACCTTCAAATTAATGATTGACAAAACAGACGCACACGCCCATGCAGCAGTTTGAATAACTGAATGGCTCCAAGGGTAAAAGATATTTGCACAAATAATGACAGCTTGGTAATACCTTACCCTAAAGGACATTTCGATATTCTCCCCACCCCAGATTTCCATTTCTTCATCATAGCTTCCGATACGGTAGAAATATTCTTTGGAGATGGAGAAGAGCCCACCAGCAAACGTGGGAGTCCTGTGGATGCATTTTGTTAAATGTTTAGAAGCTTCAAAAGAAGATTGGGTTTCAGATGAAGTCGATATCCAGTATACATGCACAACTTTGACTCACTTGATTGGATACGTTTCATCCTTCCTCCTTCGCTTCTCATGATCTGGTAGGCTCTCCCAACCAAATGAAAGACTCCAATCAAAGTTCCCCCGATTGTGATTCTGGCCATAAGGGGACGGTTTCATGAACTCAAAAGTATTGAGATCAATAGTAGTAATATCAGGACTCACTACTGCAGTGTAGTTTTCCGCTATCCTAGCTAGCAGAGGTTCCAGCCATCCATTAAAGCATTCACCTGTTAATACACCCACATAGGGAAATGCATCACTTACTACTTTCTCTGCAAAAAGCACTAAACTACTTTGTTTAGAACACAAATCCACATGAGAAATGGCTTTATAAAGGAGTAAGCAGTGTTTACAAATTGTGCGGGTGTGTGTTTAAGGGCGTGCaaaccagtttttaaatgtgtgaGTAGTGTCAGTGGTGGTGACTAACAATGAGCATCCAGAAAGGTGAGTGTGTCACCGGTCGCCACGGAGGCACCCAGGAGCCGAGCAGTTATAAGTCCTTTTCTCTCTCGCTGGCGCATGACTCGTACAATGTTCAGCTGCTTCAAATAATcatccagcttgtcctttaacTCATCTGAAAGCGTGGGATATCAATTAGACGTTAGAGTTGGAGATACAGAGATGCTTAATTTGATGAATACAAGataaaaagcaacacaaaatactccaaaataaatcaaataacaATAATTGCTTAACTGCTTACTAGTTAATCTCACAGACCCTAGCCCGAAAAAGAAGACTTAAACAGATTAAGAACAAATTTATGTTCCTTCCATGTTTAACTGGGCTGGCTTTCAAGAAATCTGCTGCACTGCAGGACTCAATCTGCCTGCTCACAGCAAATAGCTGAGCTTAGGTgtcagctgaacttcattcttTGAAACCTCTGTCCTTTCCAGGATTACGTTTCCTTCCTACATCTGACCCATTTATAATGGTTAACTCTGACTCATCTCTAAGCTCAACCACTGCTAATTCCTCTTAGGAAAGTATTCACCGCGGGGCCCCTTGCTTCCTGTTGTTAACCCACATCAGGTGccacaaaagaagaagcaggGAGCTCCCCTCTGCATGTTTCATGGCACACAGTGAGTTGCCCACCCAACACGCTGCATGAAATTGAACCCAAAAGTTAGCAGGACAGTCATGAAGGAGCCCATTGAGGTTTTACCATCTACGCTGGCGTCATCCACCAGGATGATCTCTTTGAGGAGAATGGCGGGGGAGGTGTGAAGGACACTGTATACCGTCCTTAGCAGAGTGCTCCAGGCCTCATTGTGAAACACAATTATCACACTGGTGGTCGGCAAGGGGGGGCATCGCTTGAAGGTTTGCTCAATGCATCTGtacaaggagggaaaagagCACAAAGATCTGACTATCCTGTACAGTTCCTGAGTGGCACAGTATAGTTATTACATCTCCAAGCTCTCCCCTGTGGGGAGTCCATTTCAGCTGTGACACTGCATGTGTGGCAACCTTTGAAATACCTGCCATATTAGAGTAGGACAAACTTTGTAATTCAGCCTAGGGAGATTGCCAGAACATGGACCGGCTTTATGCGTCTGCCTTGTATCGACTAAACTGACATGAGAAGCCCATGTGGATTTCCATGTGTTTGGATGTACTGCAACAAGCCAAGCAAAACGTTGCTTCTTCCTGAAATTTTAACCACAATAATTGGCCAGGCATGCTGAAACAAAGTCTCTCTCACAGTAATCATCTCTGTGGTTTCTGCCTGACATTTTCCCCAgttacaaaaaacagaaattgaGAAAAATTTGTTGGGGTTAGATGGTCGCTGTTGCATTAAGAAAActacttttaaaataatttatatgGGTATTTTTCAGAGTGCAACTATATTTTAGACAGAAAGAGTAGCATCAATACTGAATTCATATCCACAGGATAGTATAAAtacttgattttttaaaaataaagtcaacGTTTGATCTAATATGTCCCTTAATAACACTATCTtttaaaattgttattttaCATAGGTTCATCAGAAGCCTGGAGAGTGTACACATACTCTGGTGGTCTTGTGTCTGCACCCAGGTCTCTGCTCAGAGAGATGTGGTCACTTGCATACAAGTTAAAGCAGTGTTTCTCTTCACCCCTCTCCTTCTCCTTTTGCTCATTGGGGCTCAGCGAGTCAGTGTTGAAAGGTTTCCCAGCAGCTCCGGGGGCAAGAGGGTTCTGGGGTGGCCGCTCCAGAGCTGGCCTGAGCTCAGCAGCAGTGTAGTGACCTGGCAGACAAGACGTGCCGTCTGCTTTCTCCTGATGACGTACAGGGGCTCTGATCTGCATCTTTGGCATTGCATCCCTGAAGTTATTGACAGCTCCCATCACCATTCCCAGCATGGCATCCCGCTTCACTGCCATTTCCTTCAGCCACGGGTCCTCCTGTTGGCTTTGGCTTCCGACTTCCCATTGTATGAAGAACACAAATGTGACAAAGACAAGAGCCACTATGAGAAGTTTCAGTGGGTGCAGGCGCCTTCGGAGTAGTCTGCGAAGAACTGGCATTCTTTTTGAATGTAGAGCAGGCTGGCTTTGGATTGAGATTCAGCTGTAACAAACAATAATATTCATAATCCGAACAATGATGAGTAAACAGCATTTATGTGGCTTCAGGATTTATGACATAAAGggttgaagaaaaaaacaacacacacacacacacacacacacacacacacacacacacacacacacacagagagagagagagaacataaTGAAatgttctctgtgtgtgtgtgctgcctgCATACTTTAGGTATATTTTACCTTTTGGTAATAAAAAGGTAGGCGTGAAGCTTCCTGTGCTCCATTGAAAAATCACATATTTAAAACCGGCTGGTGAAATCAGCAAACAACCTCGGGTCTGGATTCCCTCAGCAAAAAAATACAACGCACCATGAATCGCTGACCAACAAGTTAAGGCTAACAACGTCCTTTAAACTGCTCTCTGAAAATTAAACAAACGCCATCTCGCTTTAGCTGGAAACCATCGCTTTCACGTCAAACAAAACTTTTCTTCCTGGAGaagcccaaaaaaaaaaaaaaagtcaaaagatTTGCTCAAAGATTGCCAGTGAACTTCCGTCTCGTTGGATCCAGGTGTGCTCCTCTCAGGTAAAAGGCTATGACGTACATGTGCGCTTGCGCAGAGAAAACTTCTGCGTATCAAAATAGTGCATCAGGACACAATCCACACctgaaataaaaaccaaaaaaaaggcCATTACGACAGAAGAAAACTCGCTAAAACCTTTAgagataaataattaaataaatcaaagattTGACAATCACTGCTGAATGGAACATTTGGGCTATCGCGACAAACTATTATATAAATACGCTAAAGTGGTCTGGAGCTCCTCGAGAAATGTTTGAGACTCCTCTGCGCGGAGCTGCTTAAAGGTGTCATTAATAGGATTTGTTCTAGTGGTCATTCACTGGGACAGTTGCTGGGTTACAAATAACGGAGGAACGCGATATATCCCACCGCATCCAATCAAGTCTCTGAGAAACGCCGCATATTGGCCATAGAGCTTAAACTTATGAACTCAAGAGGAACGGACAACGCACATGGTACACAAAAATCTGGAAAAGTTACGCATCCCTCCCAGCGAAGACGCGAATAATTATTAAAAGCTTTCCGTATTCCGAATAAAAGTTGTTGGCTAAAAAGCTTAGAAACTCACCACCGCACACTGCAGCTTGTCTAATCCTTGAAATGTTCCACGTTTCCCACAACGGATTGTGTTCATAAAGAGTTGGATGCTTGCAGGAGTAAAGACGTGGATTCCGCCTGCAGGGAGCTTGCTCTGGTGCCCAGTTTGAAGTCTTTCTGCTTTTTGACTCGCACAGTGACTCCATCTGTAGTGACTGTGTTCTCCGCAGCTCGCTACCCACGGCAGGCAGCCAGTTTATTATGTCCATTAAAATGCTTACCGTGTGTCCTATTCTAGTCACGCTTGTAACTGTTTTTCTGTGTCAGCACCGGTGATGT
This window of the Maylandia zebra isolate NMK-2024a linkage group LG16, Mzebra_GT3a, whole genome shotgun sequence genome carries:
- the galnt3 gene encoding polypeptide N-acetylgalactosaminyltransferase 3 codes for the protein MPVLRRLLRRRLHPLKLLIVALVFVTFVFFIQWEVGSQSQQEDPWLKEMAVKRDAMLGMVMGAVNNFRDAMPKMQIRAPVRHQEKADGTSCLPGHYTAAELRPALERPPQNPLAPGAAGKPFNTDSLSPNEQKEKERGEEKHCFNLYASDHISLSRDLGADTRPPECIEQTFKRCPPLPTTSVIIVFHNEAWSTLLRTVYSVLHTSPAILLKEIILVDDASVDDELKDKLDDYLKQLNIVRVMRQRERKGLITARLLGASVATGDTLTFLDAHCECFNGWLEPLLARIAENYTAVVSPDITTIDLNTFEFMKPSPYGQNHNRGNFDWSLSFGWESLPDHEKRRRKDETYPIKTPTFAGGLFSISKEYFYRIGSYDEEMEIWGGENIEMSFRVWQCGGQLEIIPCSIVGHVFRTKSPHTFPKGTQVIARNQVRLAEVWMDDYKEIFYRRNQQAAQIAKDGAFGDISKRVELREKLQCKSFSWYLQNVYPEVFMPDLNPLRFGSVKNVGKDSCLDAGENNEGGKQLIMYPCHGLGGNQYFEYSTHHEIRHNIQKELCLHGAEGAVKLEDCQYKGKKTVVGAEQKWELKDNQLFYNPGWNMCLSAHHEHPSLALCNPSDKYQHWSFV